A region from the Sphingopyxis lindanitolerans genome encodes:
- a CDS encoding TetR/AcrR family transcriptional regulator, which produces MANFIVPDLKITPRAGGYARGQDGFEHILRSALSLLVNHGSAALTLRRIAAESGMNVGNLNYYFRSKDELIRELLNAVISSYEESFDEIIHEPGASAEARLENLVTLILEDINTKKTTRFFPELWAMANHDPFVHDRMNELYERARVSLNELIAEINPALPDDEREILALFISGSMEGLTMFAGYEKPWSQQMPMLEVIARRSFVHLARTLRPGEIKRTMDMANCDQS; this is translated from the coding sequence TTGGCGAATTTCATTGTTCCCGATCTGAAAATCACACCGCGCGCCGGGGGCTATGCCCGCGGCCAGGATGGCTTTGAGCATATTCTCCGCTCGGCGCTGTCGCTGTTGGTGAACCATGGCTCGGCGGCCCTGACGCTGCGCCGGATCGCTGCCGAATCGGGAATGAACGTCGGCAACCTCAACTATTATTTCCGGTCGAAAGACGAACTGATCCGCGAACTGCTCAACGCCGTGATCAGCAGCTATGAAGAATCGTTCGACGAGATCATCCACGAACCGGGCGCCAGCGCCGAGGCGCGGCTCGAGAATCTGGTGACGCTGATCCTCGAGGATATCAATACGAAGAAGACCACGCGCTTCTTCCCCGAACTATGGGCGATGGCTAATCATGACCCTTTCGTCCACGACCGTATGAACGAACTTTACGAGCGCGCGCGCGTTTCGCTCAATGAGCTGATTGCCGAGATCAACCCGGCGCTTCCGGACGACGAGCGCGAGATATTGGCGCTGTTCATTTCGGGATCGATGGAAGGGCTGACGATGTTCGCGGGCTATGAAAAGCCGTGGAGCCAGCAGATGCCGATGCTCGAAGTGATCGCGCGCCGATCGTTCGTCCATCTGGCGCGGACCTTGCGCCCCGGCGAAATCAAACGGACGATGGACATGGCGAACTGCGACCAGAGCTGA
- a CDS encoding amine dehydrogenase large subunit, protein MVGRTGWFVSFKGRLRAIDFSGAAARDLGGFALPKQDGGEPEWRPGGWQVISADRAGLLYILMNPKSGEGTHKDGGTEAWVVDPKTKTLVRRIALKNHSLSIEATQQEKPLLVASRPDGSLDVYDAASGAFVRTIVSVVHDPMTMTAAR, encoded by the coding sequence ATGGTCGGGCGCACCGGCTGGTTCGTCAGTTTCAAGGGCCGTCTGCGTGCGATCGATTTTTCGGGCGCCGCCGCCAGGGATCTCGGCGGCTTCGCGCTTCCCAAGCAGGACGGCGGTGAACCCGAATGGCGTCCGGGTGGCTGGCAGGTCATTTCGGCCGACCGCGCGGGGCTGCTCTATATCCTGATGAACCCGAAGAGCGGCGAAGGCACGCACAAGGACGGCGGGACCGAAGCGTGGGTGGTCGATCCGAAAACCAAGACGCTGGTCCGCCGCATCGCGCTCAAGAATCACAGCCTGTCGATCGAGGCGACGCAGCAGGAAAAGCCGCTGCTCGTCGCGTCGCGCCCCGACGGGTCGCTCGACGTTTATGACGCAGCGAGCGGCGCCTTCGTCCGCACTATCGTCAGCGTCGTCCACGACCCGATGACGATGACGGCGGCGCGCTGA
- a CDS encoding MauE/DoxX family redox-associated membrane protein, with protein MAAVMPILALFLAIILVVAAAHKLAERARLTRATAGLLRLAPALAMPVTMAAAAVEFAAALALLFPASRPTGALLAALLWAGYGLALLAARRRGDGAIDCGCDFGARKSGIGRFAIARAFALAAAALPLCLSPAGGGGIDIPSIFAALAFVALLFAAGELANLPAPRRSASR; from the coding sequence ATGGCTGCCGTCATGCCTATATTGGCGCTGTTCCTCGCCATAATCCTGGTGGTTGCGGCGGCGCACAAGCTCGCCGAGCGCGCCCGGCTGACGCGGGCGACGGCAGGCCTGTTGCGCCTTGCTCCCGCGCTCGCGATGCCGGTCACGATGGCTGCCGCCGCAGTCGAGTTCGCGGCGGCGCTGGCGCTGCTCTTTCCCGCTTCGCGGCCCACCGGCGCGCTGCTCGCGGCGCTGCTGTGGGCCGGATATGGCCTCGCCTTGCTCGCGGCGCGGCGGCGCGGCGACGGCGCGATCGACTGCGGCTGTGATTTCGGTGCGCGCAAGAGCGGAATCGGCCGTTTCGCCATCGCCCGCGCCTTCGCGCTCGCCGCCGCGGCGCTGCCGCTTTGTCTCTCTCCCGCAGGGGGGGGCGGCATCGACATTCCGTCGATCTTCGCCGCCCTCGCCTTTGTCGCGCTGCTCTTCGCAGCCGGTGAACTCGCCAATCTTCCCGCACCCCGCAGGAGCGCATCCCGATGA
- a CDS encoding redoxin family protein, translating to MTGFFFASQILLWIAVAVLGVLVAALARQVGVLHERIAPAGALTLHQKVNVGDQAPAMTLDTLNGGQVVIGGKRHRRGQLIFFLSPDCPVCKTLLPVVRSASAAERDWLDVVLASDGDPAAHRRLAIAEGLTGFDYVLSEDLGRSLGVSKLPYAVLIDEEGRIASLGLVNNREHLESLFEAKERRVASIQDYLARD from the coding sequence ATGACCGGATTTTTCTTCGCCTCGCAAATATTGCTGTGGATCGCCGTCGCGGTGCTCGGCGTCCTCGTCGCGGCGCTCGCGCGGCAGGTCGGGGTGCTCCACGAACGGATCGCGCCGGCGGGCGCGCTGACGCTGCATCAGAAGGTCAATGTCGGCGATCAGGCGCCCGCGATGACGCTCGACACGCTGAACGGCGGCCAGGTTGTGATCGGCGGCAAGCGGCATCGCCGCGGGCAACTGATCTTCTTTCTCTCGCCCGATTGCCCGGTCTGCAAGACACTGCTGCCCGTCGTCCGTTCGGCGAGCGCCGCCGAACGCGACTGGCTCGACGTCGTGCTGGCGAGCGACGGCGACCCCGCCGCACATCGCCGGCTGGCGATCGCCGAGGGGCTCACCGGCTTCGACTATGTCCTGTCGGAAGATCTGGGCCGGTCGCTCGGCGTCTCGAAGCTCCCCTATGCGGTGCTGATCGACGAGGAAGGCCGCATCGCGTCGCTCGGCCTCGTCAACAATCGCGAGCATCTGGAAAGCCTGTTCGAGGCCAAGGAACGCCGCGTTGCTTCCATCCAGGACTATCTCGCGCGCGACTGA
- a CDS encoding methylamine dehydrogenase light chain produces the protein MSGLDKFSEKVTRNVARATSRRSLLTLIGGALTGAAVIPVLPVSRAQAQTHGGGGEPVAPQSTGNPQDPGDQTQCDYWRYCAIDGFLCSCCGGSPSSCPPGTEMSPITWIGTCQNPADNRAYIISYNDCCGKSSCGRCLCNRNENDRPMVRPQANNDINWCLGTSSSVYNCSTAVILGVALEQR, from the coding sequence ATGTCGGGTCTCGACAAATTTTCGGAGAAGGTGACGCGAAACGTCGCGCGCGCGACCTCACGGCGCAGCCTGCTGACGCTGATCGGCGGCGCGCTGACCGGCGCGGCAGTCATTCCGGTGCTGCCGGTGTCGCGGGCGCAGGCGCAGACCCACGGTGGTGGCGGTGAGCCCGTTGCCCCGCAGTCGACCGGCAATCCACAGGATCCCGGCGACCAGACCCAATGCGATTATTGGCGTTACTGCGCGATCGACGGCTTTTTGTGCAGTTGCTGCGGCGGCTCACCGAGTTCGTGTCCGCCGGGGACCGAAATGTCGCCGATCACCTGGATCGGCACCTGCCAGAACCCCGCCGACAACCGCGCCTATATCATCAGCTATAACGACTGCTGCGGTAAATCCTCGTGCGGGCGCTGCCTGTGCAACCGCAACGAGAACGACCGGCCGATGGTCCGTCCGCAAGCGAACAACGATATCAACTGGTGCCTCGGCACGTCGAGTTCGGTCTATAATTGCTCGACCGCGGTGATCCTCGGCGTCGCGTTGGAGCAGCGGTGA
- a CDS encoding c-type cytochrome, with protein sequence MRRLTIALALAGLGVAAPAVAADDGATVFKRCAACHLGDGAGVPGAFPPLKANAQSLAATAAGRRYMALAVIRGLSGPITVGGKAFRSTMPAQAGLNDAQVAAVLNHVVRGTAARAFTPKEIAGYRAGGAALNSAAVARLRPGK encoded by the coding sequence ATGCGGCGGCTGACGATCGCCCTCGCGCTGGCGGGGCTGGGGGTGGCCGCACCAGCCGTCGCGGCCGACGACGGCGCGACCGTCTTCAAGCGCTGCGCGGCGTGCCACCTCGGCGACGGCGCGGGTGTCCCCGGTGCCTTTCCGCCGTTGAAGGCCAATGCCCAGTCGCTCGCGGCGACGGCTGCTGGACGCCGCTATATGGCGCTCGCGGTGATCCGCGGCCTGTCGGGGCCGATCACCGTCGGCGGCAAGGCCTTTCGCAGCACGATGCCGGCGCAGGCGGGACTGAACGACGCCCAGGTGGCGGCGGTGCTCAACCATGTGGTCCGCGGCACGGCGGCAAGGGCGTTCACGCCAAAGGAGATTGCCGGATACCGCGCGGGCGGTGCGGCGCTCAACTCCGCCGCCGTCGCGCGCCTTCGGCCCGGCAAATGA
- a CDS encoding cytochrome C — protein sequence MKGLAAPALILAAGAAFATPAASGPTSSHPEKAMPGVADPVRARQHWILQCQGCHRADATGTPQTAPTMAGFVARFLQVPGGRDYLARVPGVATAALSDADLAEVVNWSLMRFDPAHVPADFKPYTAAEIGRLRHKPLRAEASAVRARLVADFDETKIP from the coding sequence ATGAAAGGACTGGCTGCTCCCGCGCTGATCCTGGCGGCCGGGGCAGCCTTTGCAACGCCCGCGGCGAGCGGCCCGACGTCGAGCCACCCGGAAAAGGCGATGCCCGGGGTCGCCGATCCGGTGCGCGCACGGCAGCACTGGATATTGCAATGCCAGGGATGCCACCGCGCCGATGCGACGGGAACGCCGCAGACCGCGCCGACGATGGCGGGCTTCGTCGCGCGTTTCCTGCAGGTGCCGGGCGGGCGCGACTATCTGGCGCGAGTGCCCGGCGTCGCCACGGCGGCGCTGTCCGATGCCGATCTGGCGGAGGTGGTGAACTGGTCGCTGATGCGGTTCGACCCGGCGCATGTGCCCGCAGATTTCAAACCCTACACAGCCGCCGAAATCGGCCGGCTGCGGCACAAACCGTTGCGCGCCGAAGCGAGCGCCGTGCGCGCGCGGCTGGTGGCGGACTTTGACGAGACGAAAATACCTTAA
- a CDS encoding TonB-dependent receptor codes for MIKMNASGAVRPMLLLMLTGASVSALAQEAPATPAPAETVADNGTDIVVTAQKRAERLQDVPIAVSALGGDSLERQRVTQADELAGKIVNLQLTSTVGDNTPIFALRGVSMSDYSLNQASPVATYYDEVYKGNFAFLGVAMYDLERVEVLRGPQGTLYGKNTTGGAVNLISRTPVLGETEGYLNLGYGNYDRYEANGALSVPLGETLAARVAFTFARADGWFKNQLPGKPDLASVREYGVRGSLLFEPSDSARFVLRASTSYQNPRNYGVYAQPEAVNRPGLSRRQIEANVTDRRHARTSSVSLTGTVDLSDALAITSVTSWDKGRLNFYEDTDGTATELLEIPYADRATQFAQDLRLTSDFDGPFNFILGAYFNREKVYNQTTFEIGKDIDSDGLPGVTDADCAVGFPLGCLFRNSFDQVKKSYALYSDMSFEVSDQFTLRGGLRFTRDKGVQSNFEANAFGPNEVLVMNLIPPSRLDYSTENLSGKIGADYKINPDVMVYGNYSRGYRAPSFNAQAFFDPSELSVAKAEKIDAFELGLKSQFADRRVTLNMAAFHYTYSNQQFINVDPATAAQTLLNIPRSRIQGGEAELTVRAGDMVTLRGGLGLLDTKIKRGTVSGVDVSGNRLSNAPKLTFTGGFDATVIDGGSGKVSLHGDINYSSNQYFEVLNIPRLRQKSYVLLSGHIDWESADGRWTASVWGKNLANKFYFTSRVDLLSGFGFDYNHVGTPRTYGVTVGAKF; via the coding sequence ATGATCAAGATGAATGCGAGCGGGGCGGTACGCCCCATGCTGCTGCTGATGCTGACCGGCGCGTCGGTGTCGGCGCTGGCTCAGGAAGCCCCCGCGACCCCGGCTCCCGCCGAGACCGTGGCCGACAATGGGACCGACATCGTCGTCACCGCGCAGAAGCGGGCGGAGCGTCTTCAGGACGTGCCGATCGCGGTGAGTGCGCTCGGCGGCGATTCGCTCGAACGCCAGCGGGTGACCCAGGCCGACGAACTCGCGGGCAAGATCGTCAATCTTCAACTCACCTCGACCGTTGGCGACAACACGCCGATCTTCGCGCTGCGCGGCGTCTCGATGTCCGATTACAGCCTCAACCAGGCGAGCCCCGTCGCGACATATTATGACGAGGTCTACAAGGGCAATTTCGCTTTCCTCGGTGTCGCGATGTACGACCTTGAGCGCGTCGAGGTGCTGCGCGGGCCGCAAGGCACGCTTTATGGCAAGAACACCACCGGCGGCGCGGTCAATCTGATCAGCCGCACGCCGGTGCTCGGCGAAACCGAAGGTTATCTGAACCTCGGTTACGGCAACTATGATCGCTACGAGGCGAATGGCGCCTTGAGCGTGCCGCTCGGCGAGACGCTGGCGGCGCGCGTTGCCTTCACCTTCGCGCGCGCCGACGGCTGGTTCAAGAACCAGCTTCCCGGCAAGCCCGACCTGGCGAGCGTCCGCGAATATGGCGTGCGCGGCAGCCTGCTGTTCGAGCCGAGCGACAGCGCGCGCTTTGTGCTGCGCGCCTCGACCAGTTACCAGAACCCCCGCAACTATGGCGTCTATGCCCAGCCCGAGGCGGTGAACCGCCCCGGCCTTAGCCGCCGCCAGATCGAGGCGAACGTCACCGACCGCCGCCACGCCCGCACCTCGTCGGTGTCGCTCACCGGCACGGTCGATTTGAGCGACGCGCTCGCGATCACCAGCGTCACCTCGTGGGATAAGGGCCGGCTCAATTTCTATGAGGACACCGACGGGACCGCGACCGAATTGCTCGAAATCCCCTACGCCGACCGCGCGACGCAATTCGCGCAGGATCTGCGGCTGACGAGCGATTTCGATGGTCCGTTCAACTTCATTCTCGGCGCCTATTTCAACCGCGAGAAAGTCTATAACCAGACGACCTTTGAAATCGGCAAGGACATCGATTCCGACGGCCTGCCGGGCGTCACCGACGCCGATTGCGCGGTCGGTTTTCCGCTGGGCTGTTTGTTCCGCAACAGCTTCGACCAGGTCAAGAAGAGCTATGCGCTCTATTCGGACATGAGCTTCGAGGTCAGCGACCAGTTCACGCTGCGCGGCGGCCTCCGCTTCACGCGCGACAAGGGCGTGCAGAGCAATTTCGAGGCCAATGCCTTCGGTCCCAACGAAGTGCTGGTGATGAACCTGATCCCGCCGTCGCGGCTCGACTACAGCACCGAGAACCTGTCGGGCAAGATCGGCGCCGATTACAAGATCAACCCCGACGTGATGGTCTATGGCAATTACAGCCGCGGCTATCGCGCCCCCAGCTTCAACGCGCAGGCCTTTTTCGACCCGTCCGAGCTGTCGGTCGCGAAGGCCGAAAAGATCGACGCGTTCGAGCTGGGGCTGAAGAGCCAGTTCGCCGACCGCCGCGTCACGCTCAACATGGCGGCGTTCCATTACACCTACAGCAACCAGCAGTTCATCAACGTCGATCCGGCGACCGCGGCGCAGACCTTGCTCAACATCCCGCGTTCGCGCATCCAGGGCGGCGAGGCCGAACTGACCGTCCGCGCGGGCGACATGGTGACATTGCGCGGCGGGCTCGGCCTGCTCGACACCAAGATCAAGCGCGGCACGGTGAGCGGCGTCGATGTCAGCGGCAATCGGCTATCGAACGCACCCAAGCTGACCTTTACCGGCGGCTTCGACGCGACGGTGATCGACGGTGGCAGCGGGAAGGTGAGCCTGCACGGCGACATCAATTATTCGTCGAACCAATATTTCGAGGTGCTCAACATCCCCCGGCTGCGGCAGAAATCTTATGTCCTGCTGTCGGGGCACATCGATTGGGAATCGGCGGACGGACGCTGGACGGCGTCGGTGTGGGGCAAGAACCTCGCCAATAAATTCTACTTCACCTCGCGTGTCGACCTGCTCTCGGGCTTCGGTTTCGATTATAACCATGTCGGGACTCCGCGAACCTATGGCGTCACCGTCGGCGCGAAATTCTGA
- a CDS encoding aldehyde dehydrogenase family protein — protein sequence MSDYKMLIGGRLVDGDHDMDVINPATEEVFATVARASERQADAAIEAAATAFPAWAETPLAERQAKVSQLADAIVANADRLARALTQEQGKPLAEAQGEIAWAEGYLRHYATLDIAERTIQDDASGLIQVRRKPLGVVAGIIAWNFPLLVACWKIGPAVIAGNTIVLKPAPTTPVTALMLGELCQKIFPAGVVNIITDANDLGGYLTADPRIAKVGFTGSTATGKKIMASAADGLKRLTLELGGNDPGIVLDDVDVRATAQGIFNAAFLNCGQVCLAIKRAYVHDSIYDAMCDELARLAEAAVVDDGLAQGAQIGPIQNKAQYEKVKAFLESARRDGTIVAGGEVIDRAGYFLRPTIVRDVTDGDQIVDEEQFGPILPVIRFSDIDDVVARANASPYGLGASVWSGDVDHALAVAERIESGSVWVNQHVAIGPHIPMAGVKSSGLGVEQAEEGLAEYTQLSVINVARGG from the coding sequence ATGTCCGACTATAAGATGCTGATCGGCGGGCGGCTGGTCGATGGCGATCATGACATGGACGTCATCAACCCCGCGACCGAAGAAGTTTTCGCCACCGTCGCGCGCGCGTCGGAGCGGCAGGCCGACGCGGCGATCGAGGCGGCGGCCACCGCCTTTCCCGCCTGGGCCGAAACCCCGCTGGCCGAGCGGCAGGCGAAGGTCAGCCAGCTTGCCGATGCGATCGTCGCCAATGCCGACCGGCTGGCGCGCGCGCTGACACAGGAACAGGGCAAGCCGCTGGCCGAGGCGCAGGGCGAGATCGCGTGGGCCGAAGGCTATCTGCGCCACTATGCGACGCTCGACATTGCCGAGCGGACGATCCAGGACGATGCGAGCGGGCTGATTCAGGTTCGCCGCAAGCCGCTCGGCGTCGTCGCTGGGATCATCGCGTGGAATTTCCCGCTGCTCGTCGCCTGCTGGAAGATCGGCCCGGCGGTGATCGCGGGCAACACGATCGTCCTGAAGCCCGCACCGACCACCCCGGTCACCGCGCTGATGCTCGGCGAGTTGTGCCAGAAGATCTTCCCGGCAGGCGTCGTCAACATCATTACCGATGCCAACGATCTCGGCGGCTATCTGACCGCCGATCCGCGCATCGCCAAGGTCGGGTTCACCGGATCGACCGCGACGGGCAAGAAGATCATGGCGAGCGCAGCCGACGGCCTCAAGCGGCTGACGCTCGAACTTGGCGGCAACGACCCCGGTATTGTTCTCGACGACGTCGATGTTCGCGCGACCGCGCAGGGTATCTTCAACGCCGCCTTCCTCAATTGCGGGCAGGTGTGCCTTGCGATCAAGCGCGCCTATGTCCACGACAGCATTTATGATGCGATGTGCGACGAGCTGGCGCGACTCGCCGAAGCGGCGGTGGTCGACGACGGGCTGGCGCAGGGCGCACAGATCGGGCCGATCCAGAACAAGGCGCAATATGAGAAAGTGAAGGCCTTCCTCGAAAGCGCGCGCCGGGACGGCACCATCGTCGCGGGCGGCGAGGTGATCGACCGTGCCGGCTATTTCCTGCGGCCGACGATCGTCCGCGACGTGACCGACGGCGACCAGATCGTCGATGAGGAACAATTCGGCCCGATCCTGCCGGTGATCCGCTTTTCGGACATCGACGATGTCGTCGCGCGCGCCAATGCCTCGCCTTACGGGCTCGGCGCCTCGGTCTGGTCGGGCGACGTCGACCACGCGCTGGCGGTCGCGGAGCGGATCGAAAGCGGATCGGTGTGGGTGAACCAGCATGTCGCGATCGGCCCGCATATTCCGATGGCGGGGGTCAAATCCTCCGGCCTCGGGGTTGAGCAGGCAGAGGAAGGCCTCGCCGAATATACGCAATTGTCGGTGATCAACGTGGCGCGCGGCGGATGA
- a CDS encoding AMP-binding protein has translation MSEAFAWNPPTHYNFARDAIDRLAKDSPGDRAMLWTDGAGAIVDRSFAELSDHAARAAAVLRAAGVERGDTVLILMSREIEWWELMLACLRLGAIVSPGTVQLSPKDIAYRCKAADARCIIAGADVAPRVEEAEIDADVALIHIGGPRAGWIDYSEAKAAAAPLVDIADTAFDDPALCYFTSGTTGQPKMTIHGAGYPLAHEITGRFWLDLGPGDLHWNMSDTGWAKAAWSSLFAPWLMGAAIFVHHAPGFDPVAAMDLLETHPVTTLCAPPTAYRMFVRADLAGRAFAHLRHCVSAGEPLNPEVIDLWKRATGLDIHDGYGQTETVLLCCNRPGTARQGAMGRPVPGFDLAVIGQDGEILPAGEEGDIALRVGEGRPPGLFLGYRGDPDRTASVFRHGWYLTGDRATVDADGYFWFVGRADDVILSSGYRIGPFEVESVLFEHEAVAESAVVASPDPTRGEVVKAFVVLAAGHSPSDELAKALQDHVKAITAPYKYPRRIEFVDSLPKTVSGKIRRKELRDAEFSDWDFGKADA, from the coding sequence ATGAGCGAAGCGTTCGCCTGGAATCCGCCGACGCATTATAATTTCGCGCGCGACGCGATCGATCGACTGGCGAAGGACAGTCCGGGCGATCGCGCGATGCTGTGGACCGACGGCGCGGGGGCGATCGTCGATCGCAGCTTCGCCGAACTGTCGGATCATGCCGCGCGCGCCGCCGCCGTGCTGCGCGCTGCGGGCGTGGAGCGCGGCGACACGGTGCTGATCCTGATGTCGCGCGAGATCGAATGGTGGGAGTTGATGCTCGCCTGCCTGCGGCTCGGCGCCATCGTCTCGCCCGGTACCGTGCAGCTTAGTCCCAAGGACATCGCCTATCGCTGCAAGGCGGCTGATGCGCGCTGCATCATCGCCGGGGCCGATGTCGCGCCGCGGGTCGAGGAAGCCGAGATCGACGCCGACGTCGCGCTGATTCACATCGGCGGCCCCCGCGCCGGATGGATCGATTACAGCGAGGCCAAGGCCGCCGCCGCGCCGCTCGTCGACATCGCCGACACCGCGTTCGACGATCCCGCGCTCTGCTATTTCACCAGCGGCACGACCGGCCAGCCGAAGATGACGATCCACGGCGCGGGCTATCCGCTGGCGCACGAGATCACCGGGCGTTTCTGGCTCGACCTCGGCCCCGGCGACCTCCATTGGAACATGTCCGATACCGGCTGGGCGAAGGCGGCGTGGAGCAGCCTGTTCGCGCCGTGGCTGATGGGCGCGGCGATCTTTGTCCACCATGCGCCGGGGTTCGATCCGGTGGCTGCGATGGACCTGCTCGAAACGCATCCGGTGACGACGCTCTGCGCGCCGCCGACCGCCTATCGCATGTTCGTCCGCGCCGATCTTGCTGGCCGCGCATTCGCGCATCTGCGCCATTGCGTCAGTGCGGGTGAGCCTCTCAATCCCGAAGTCATCGACCTGTGGAAGCGTGCGACGGGCCTCGACATCCACGACGGCTATGGGCAGACCGAGACCGTGCTGCTTTGCTGCAACCGCCCTGGCACCGCGCGGCAAGGCGCGATGGGCCGCCCCGTTCCGGGATTCGACCTCGCGGTGATCGGGCAGGATGGCGAGATACTGCCCGCGGGCGAGGAGGGCGACATTGCGCTGCGCGTCGGCGAAGGGCGCCCGCCGGGCCTGTTCCTCGGCTATCGCGGCGATCCCGATCGCACCGCAAGCGTGTTCCGCCACGGCTGGTATCTGACCGGCGACCGCGCGACGGTCGATGCCGACGGCTATTTCTGGTTCGTCGGCCGCGCCGACGACGTCATCCTCTCGTCAGGATACCGCATCGGGCCGTTCGAGGTCGAAAGCGTCCTGTTCGAGCATGAGGCGGTCGCCGAAAGCGCGGTCGTCGCCAGCCCCGATCCGACCCGCGGCGAAGTGGTAAAGGCCTTCGTCGTCCTCGCCGCGGGGCATAGCCCCTCCGACGAACTGGCGAAGGCGTTGCAGGACCATGTGAAGGCGATCACCGCGCCCTATAAATATCCGCGCCGCATCGAATTCGTCGACAGCCTGCCCAAGACGGTCAGCGGCAAGATCCGGCGCAAGGAATTGCGCGACGCCGAATTCAGCGACTGGGATTTCGGGAAAGCCGACGCATGA
- a CDS encoding AMP-binding protein: MTDSFVRGDDSPPLLDMTIGDCFDRAVLRDPEGEALVVRHQAVRWTWRVLKARVDAVAAGLLERGLKPGDRVGIWAPNCAEWAVVQFATAKAGLILVNINPAYRVAELDYALNKVGCAALIFAPSHKGSDYVAMLGELAPELATAAPGMLSAARLPALRLVAVLGDEEHAGCLPFAALASDDTSALADIAIDPDRPVNIQFTSGTTGFPKGATLSHRNILNNGAFVGARIGLAAADRLCIPVPLYHCFGMVMGNLACVVHGATMIYPAEAFDPQAVLETVEAERCTALYGVPTMFIAALNHPDFDRFDLSSLRTGIMAGSPCPMAVMREVIDRMHMDQVTIAYGMTETSPVSFQSDVDDPLDLRVSTVGRVQPHLEVKLIDLAGEVVPRGQTGELCTRGYSVMLGYWDDMERTAEAIDAEGWMHTGDLATIDQAGYCRIVGRIKDMVIRGGENIYPREIEEFLLTHPDIVDVQGVGIPDEKYGEEMCVWIVARAGATLSEAEVRTYCRGRIAHFKIPRHILFVDDFPMTVTGKVQKFAMREHTLGLLKG, translated from the coding sequence ATGACCGACAGCTTCGTTCGCGGCGACGATAGCCCGCCGCTCCTCGATATGACGATCGGCGACTGTTTCGACCGGGCCGTGCTTCGCGATCCCGAGGGCGAGGCGCTGGTCGTCCGGCACCAAGCTGTGCGCTGGACGTGGCGCGTGCTGAAGGCGCGGGTCGATGCGGTCGCGGCGGGGCTGCTCGAACGCGGGCTGAAGCCGGGGGACCGGGTTGGCATCTGGGCCCCCAATTGCGCCGAATGGGCGGTCGTCCAGTTCGCGACCGCGAAGGCGGGGCTGATCCTCGTCAACATCAACCCCGCCTATCGCGTCGCCGAGCTCGACTATGCGCTGAACAAGGTCGGCTGCGCCGCGCTGATCTTCGCGCCGTCGCACAAGGGCAGCGACTATGTCGCGATGCTCGGCGAATTGGCGCCCGAACTGGCGACGGCGGCGCCGGGCATGCTGAGCGCTGCGCGCCTTCCCGCGCTTCGCCTCGTCGCCGTGCTCGGCGACGAGGAGCATGCCGGGTGCCTGCCGTTCGCGGCGCTTGCCAGTGACGACACAAGCGCGCTCGCCGATATCGCGATCGACCCCGACAGGCCGGTCAACATTCAGTTCACCAGCGGCACCACCGGCTTTCCCAAGGGCGCGACCCTGTCGCACCGCAATATCCTCAACAACGGGGCCTTCGTCGGCGCGCGGATCGGGCTTGCCGCCGCCGACCGGCTGTGCATCCCGGTGCCGCTCTATCATTGTTTCGGCATGGTGATGGGCAATCTCGCCTGCGTCGTCCATGGCGCGACGATGATCTATCCCGCCGAAGCCTTCGATCCGCAGGCGGTGCTCGAAACCGTCGAGGCCGAGCGCTGCACCGCGCTCTACGGCGTGCCGACGATGTTCATCGCGGCGTTGAACCATCCCGATTTCGATCGTTTCGACCTGTCGTCGCTGCGCACCGGGATCATGGCGGGGTCGCCATGCCCGATGGCGGTAATGCGCGAGGTGATCGACCGGATGCATATGGATCAGGTCACGATTGCTTATGGGATGACCGAAACCAGCCCGGTCAGTTTTCAGAGCGATGTCGACGATCCGCTCGACCTGCGCGTATCGACGGTCGGGCGCGTCCAGCCGCACCTCGAGGTCAAGCTGATCGACCTGGCGGGCGAGGTTGTGCCGCGCGGACAGACGGGTGAGCTTTGCACGCGCGGTTATTCGGTGATGCTCGGCTATTGGGACGATATGGAGCGCACCGCCGAGGCGATCGATGCTGAAGGCTGGATGCACACCGGCGACCTCGCGACGATCGACCAGGCGGGCTATTGCCGGATCGTGGGTCGCATCAAGGACATGGTGATCCGCGGCGGCGAGAATATCTATCCGCGCGAGATCGAGGAATTTCTGCTTACCCACCCCGACATCGTCGATGTGCAGGGCGTCGGCATCCCCGACGAAAAATATGGCGAGGAGATGTGTGTCTGGATCGTCGCGCGCGCCGGCGCCACGCTCAGCGAAGCTGAGGTTCGTACTTATTGTCGCGGCCGGATCGCCCATTTCAAGATTCCGCGCCACATCCTGTTCGTCGACGACTTTCCGATGACGGTGACCGGCAAGGTCCAGAAATTCGCGATGCGCGAGCACACGCTGGGATTGCTGAAGGGGTAA